In Methylobacterium sp. WL1, the sequence ACAGGTTGTCCACCATCGCGTTCAGGGTCCGCCCCAGGCGCGCGATCTCGTCACGCCCGCCGGAGCGCAGCCGGCCGGACAAATCGCCGGCGCCGACCCGTTCGACGAAGCCCAACACGGCCCCGAGGGGCCGGACGATCAGGCGGTTGATGGCAAGCCCGATCCCGGCGCAGATCAGGAGCGTGATCAGGGTGCCGCCCCACAGGGCGAGGCTCTCGTTGCGCTCGGCCCGGGCGACGCGCAGCTTCAAGGCGACCCGGCGGGCTTCCTCGGCGGTCTCGATGGCGCCCAGCTTGGACCGCAGGGTGTCGAACAGCTGCTTGCCCGCGCCCTCGGCCTCGATGCGGATCGCCTCGGGCCGGGTCGCCGGGTCGGCTGCGCCCTTGATCGCCGCCTCGCTGATCTCGGTCTGCCAAGTGCGCGCCGCCGTGGCGGCATCGGCCAGAAGCCGCGACGCCGTCGCGTCGGTGCCGATCAGGAGGCCGAGGCGGTTGATCGCCGCGTCCAGGGCCGGCCGTCCCTGCCGGTAGGGTTCGAGGCTGCCATCCCGTCCGGTGATCAGGTAGCCGCGCAGCCCCGTCTCCTGGTTGAGCATGGCGTTACGGAACGCGTCGAGGCCGCGGATCGTCTGGTTCGACCGGTCGAGGACATCGTTGGCGTCCTGCAGCTGCCCGCGGGTGACCAGGACCGCCCCACTGCTGAGCACCGAGACCAGCGCGATGACGCCGATGGCGGCGCCGAGGGTGCGGTTGAGGCCCAACGTGTTCGGCATGCTCGACTTTCCCTGCCTGGATTTGCGGACGGCCGCGCGCGGCCGCGGCTATCGATGGCGGGTAAGCCCATAACGCCCAAACCCCGCCGGTGCGAGCGACCGGCGGCGACAGCGCGCCGCCCTTCCGGGCCGGCGCCCTCCGCATGACGGTAAGGCGGTCCGCGATGCCGCCACGAACCAGTGGACCTTCCGTCGCGTACGCGGTAGAATGTCCGCGAGGTTGATGACCGGTTCATAATAACGTTTCAGGACCCGGGGGCGGTACCCGGCGCCTCCACCAAAAACATCCTGCCCGGTGATTTTCACGGGGCAGCGCAGACGGCCCTTAACGGGCGTCGATTGCGGCCAGGGTGTTTCTGCTGGGGGCGAAGTTAGGTTCGACTGGACGGTAAAGGGACCGCGAGTTCTACCCTGTTTCGGCAGGATAAGATGCGATCTTCGGTAAGGACTCGACCGGTTCGGCGCAGGCAACCCCTGTTCCGGGCACCTGACCAAAACTCTAAATGCCAACGATAACGTTGTCATGGATGCCCGCCTCGCGGCGTAAGCATCTTGCGGCAGGGCAGCCGTAGAAACAGAACCCGGGGCTTCGGCCCCGGGGCCCACCTTTTTCCTTCATCGCGATGATCGACGACGCTCAGTGGCCAAGCCGTGGGCGGTCGATGCACGTCCGGACGTTCGGATCGCGCCTTGACCGGCAGCGGTGCAGACTCTTCCTCAGCCTGGGCGAGACTTCGGCGGCGCGGCGCATTCCGGCTTTTCGCGCGTCCACGTCCCCCGTAAGGATGGGCCCGCCTCGCGCATTACACCGGAGCCGTCATGGCGCGCACCTCGTCGTTGAAATCCTGTCTCGGCATGCTCGCCTTGGTCTCCCTCGGCACGGTCACGAGCCAGACGGCCCAGGCGGACGCGACGCTCGACCGGATCAAGGGGCGGCAGAAGTTCACGGTCGGCATCATCCTGTCGGGTGCGCCCTTCGGCTACATCGATCCGCAGAGCCGGGCCGAGAAGGGCTTCAATATCGACCTGGCGAAGGCGCTGGCCGAGAAGCTCGGCGTGAAGGTCGAGCTCGTCACCGTCACGCCGCCCAACCGCGTGCAGTTCCTGCAGCAGGGCAAGGTCGACGTCCTGATCGCCAACATGCAGTTCACCGAGGATCGCGCGAAGATCATGGATCACGTGCAGACCCCGTATGACCGAGCCGGCGGTGCCGCGCTCGGCCGTAAGGACAGCGGGATCAAGGACTGGGCGGACCTGAAGGGCAAGCCGGTCTGCATCTCGCAGGGCTCGAACTACGCGCAGCCCCTGGCCGACACCTATGGCGCCGAGGTGAAGGGCATCCCGAGCCAGCCGGAATCGATGCTCGCGCTCCAGGGCGGCAATTGCGTCGTCGCCGTCCACGTGGCGCCGACGATCAAGCTGCTGCTCGCCGACCGCCCGAACGAGTGGAAGGACTTCGCCATCGTCATCCCGACGGAGCTGGAGCCGGCCGATTCGGTGATCTGGCTGCGCAAGGGCGAGCGCGACACCGGCGCGGCGCTGGACGCGGCGGTGCGCGATCTCCATGCCTCGGGTGCGATGCTGGAGATGGCCAAGGCCAACCGTCTGGTCGATCCGGCCTTCCTGGAGGAGGCACGGCGCAGATACGCCGCGCCCGCCAAGCCGTAACCGCGTCGCTGCCGACATGATCGACCAAGCCGTCCGGACCTTCATCGCCCTCGCGGGCGAGGTCGGCCTGCACTACGACTTCCTCCTCAGCGCGTCCGAGGTCCGGCCCTGGATCGCCGGCATGGGCACCACGCTCCTGCTCGTGCTCGTGGCAATCCCGCTGAGCCTTGCGGCCGGCGTGGCCTTCGCGGCGGCCCTGACCTCGGGCCGGCCCTGGCTCGCCGGCCCGGTGCGGGCCTATGTCGAGCTCACCCGCAACACCCCGACCCTCGTCCAGCTCATGTTCGCGTTCTTCGCGCTCAACATGCTGCTGTCGAAGGCGCTCGGCGGCGCGGCCCACAACCCGTTCACGCCGTTCTTCTGGGTGGTCGCAGTCACCGGGCTCCACGTCGCCGCCTTCCACGCCGAAGCGTTGCGCGGCGGGATCGAGGCCGTGCCGGCAGCCATGGTGGAGACGGCGCATGCCATCGGCTTCTCCGCCTTCGAGGTCCTGCGCTTCGTGACGCTTCCCCTCGCCCTGCGCACGGCGATGCCGGCCATCGTGAACAACCTCGTCAACCTCGTGAAGCTGACGACCATCGGGTCGGCGATCGCGGTGGGCGAGGTCACCTATGCGTCGATCATGATCTGGACGCAGCGCGACAACGTCCTCGAACTGATGATCGTGATCCTGCTGTTCTTCGGCCTGATCAACACGGTGCTGTCGCAGGTCGGCCGGTACGTGGAGCGTCGCCTCGCCGTCCCGGGCTACGGCGTGTGAGCACCGCCGCGCTCCCCGCGCGAAGCCGCGCCACCCTCGGTCCGGCCCTGGCATGGCTCGGTCTCGCCGCCGCCGGCTTCCTCCTGTGGTTCGTGCTCGACGCGCGGCTCGCCCGCGACCTGCTCGACTGGCTGCCCTACCTCGCCTCGGGCTTCGCCATGAACATCCTGATCAGCGTGCTCGCCATGGGCGCGGGCACGCTCGCGGGCGTCATGCTGGGGGCGATGGAGCTGTCGGCCTCCCGGCTCGTGCGAGCCCCGGCGGTGGCCTACGTGCAAGTCTTCCGCAACGCGCCGCACCTCGTGCTGATCTTCGCCACCACCTACATCTTCCCATTTGAAATCGTGGTGGCTGGCAACTACCTGCCCTTTCCCGACTGGCTGAAGGCGGTGTTCGGGCTCGCGATCCCGGCGAGCGCCTACGTGGCTGAGATCGTCCGCGGGGCGATCCAGTCGGTCCCGACCACGCAGTGGGACGCCGCCAAGGGCGTCGGCATGTCCCGCGGGCAAACCCTGCGCTGGATCATCCTGCCCCAGTGCCTGCGCCGGGCGCTGCCGCCCTGGATGAACCTCTACGCCTCGATCACCATGAGCACGGCGCTGGCCTCCCTGGTCGGCGTCCACGAGCTGCTGCACGCGGCCACCGACGCGAGCACGGCGGTGCGCCGCGACGACTTCACCATCGCGGTCTACCTCACGGTGCTCGCCGCCTTCTTCCTCTTCTGCTTCCCGATCTCGCGCCTGACGCGGCGCCTCGAACGCCGCCTCGCCCCGCGCTGAAAGTCGATCGCCGCCCCATGGCACAGGATTCCACCCCCCGGCCGATCCTCGTCGAGCTTC encodes:
- a CDS encoding transporter substrate-binding domain-containing protein, which translates into the protein MLALVSLGTVTSQTAQADATLDRIKGRQKFTVGIILSGAPFGYIDPQSRAEKGFNIDLAKALAEKLGVKVELVTVTPPNRVQFLQQGKVDVLIANMQFTEDRAKIMDHVQTPYDRAGGAALGRKDSGIKDWADLKGKPVCISQGSNYAQPLADTYGAEVKGIPSQPESMLALQGGNCVVAVHVAPTIKLLLADRPNEWKDFAIVIPTELEPADSVIWLRKGERDTGAALDAAVRDLHASGAMLEMAKANRLVDPAFLEEARRRYAAPAKP
- a CDS encoding amino acid ABC transporter permease; translation: MIDQAVRTFIALAGEVGLHYDFLLSASEVRPWIAGMGTTLLLVLVAIPLSLAAGVAFAAALTSGRPWLAGPVRAYVELTRNTPTLVQLMFAFFALNMLLSKALGGAAHNPFTPFFWVVAVTGLHVAAFHAEALRGGIEAVPAAMVETAHAIGFSAFEVLRFVTLPLALRTAMPAIVNNLVNLVKLTTIGSAIAVGEVTYASIMIWTQRDNVLELMIVILLFFGLINTVLSQVGRYVERRLAVPGYGV
- a CDS encoding amino acid ABC transporter permease: MAWLGLAAAGFLLWFVLDARLARDLLDWLPYLASGFAMNILISVLAMGAGTLAGVMLGAMELSASRLVRAPAVAYVQVFRNAPHLVLIFATTYIFPFEIVVAGNYLPFPDWLKAVFGLAIPASAYVAEIVRGAIQSVPTTQWDAAKGVGMSRGQTLRWIILPQCLRRALPPWMNLYASITMSTALASLVGVHELLHAATDASTAVRRDDFTIAVYLTVLAAFFLFCFPISRLTRRLERRLAPR